Proteins from one Setaria italica strain Yugu1 chromosome V, Setaria_italica_v2.0, whole genome shotgun sequence genomic window:
- the LOC101784998 gene encoding uncharacterized protein LOC101784998, whose protein sequence is MFSAMSTFLSSLARRLVPLRRRRSITSSGFVASRRPFFPCGAGLRDVVSGSPFVVVKRGRTLRKVVKLPRRVGEQRKKRWRGGGKGDDDHHLLDGDEPCVWRRTILLGRRCQPLEFTGAIHYDCEGQRLWQPRTPPQSSSPLPMSPVRLHPSGLGYMDRA, encoded by the coding sequence ATGTTCAGTGCCATGtccaccttcctctcctccctcgccaGGCGTCTGGTGCCACTCCGGCGCCGGAGGAGCATCACGTCCTCCGGTTTCGTCGCCAGCAGGCGCCCGTTCTTCCCGTGCGGCGCGGGCCTCCGCGACGTCGTCAGCGGCAGCCCCTTCGTCGTCGTCAAGCGCGGCAGGACGCTGAGGAAGGTGGTGAAGCTACCAAGAAGGGTCGGCGAGCAACGGAAAAAGCGCTGGCGAGGCGGCGGGAAGGGCGACGACGACCACCACCTCCTAGACGGCGACGAGCCGTGCGTGTGGCGGCGGACGATTCTGCTGGGGCGGAGGTGCCAGCCGCTGGAGTTCACGGGGGCCATACACTACGACTGCGAGGGGCAGCGGCTGTGGCAaccccgcacgccgccgcagTCCTCCTCGCCGCTGCCCATGAGCCCCGTCCGTCTCCATCCTTCTGGGCTCGGCTACATGGATCGCGCATAG
- the LOC101785399 gene encoding pentatricopeptide repeat-containing protein At5g16860 has protein sequence MLFNLPKAAKRIGVKFLSVASAECFGRDISPMHFASLLKECRSLNIVRQIHQKIIALDLLSCPASLLSVSLSPLPSHSYILPKSLGTGVVASYLACGATSDALSVLERVTPSPAVWWNLLIREHIKEGRLDRALGVSCRMLRAGTRPDHFTLPFTLKACGELPSYRCGSTFHGLICCNGFESNVFVCNALVAMYARCGSLDDASLVFDEMTWRGIDDVISWNSIVAAHVKSNHPWTALDLFSKMALIVHEKATNERSDIISIVNVLPACASLKALPQTKEIHGYAIRNGTFPDAFVCNALIDTYAKCGSLEDAVKVFNAMELKDVVSWNAMVTGYCQSGDFEAAFELFKNMHKENIPLDVITWSAVISGYAQRGCGQEALDALRQMFLYGSEPNSVTIISVLSACASLGALSQGMETHAYSLKKCLLLLDNHFGGDGDGEDLMVHNALIDMYSKCRCLKPARSIFDCIPRKERNVVTWTVMIGGYAQYGDSNDALKLFSEMISKPYAVSPNAYTISCILMACAHLSALRVGKQIHAYVTRHHHYEASVYFVANCLIDMYSKCGDVDTARNVFDSMPKRNEVSWTSMMSGYGMHGRGNEVLDIFDKMQTAGFAPDDISFLVLLYACSHSGMVDKGLDYFDSMRRDYGVVASAEHYACVIDLLARSGRLDKAWKTVQEMPMEPTAVIWVALLSACRVHSNVELAEYALNKLVDMKAENDGSYTLISNIYATARRWKDVARIRLLMKKSGIKKRPGCSWVQGKKGTASFFVGDRSHPLSPEIYALLERLINRIKAMGYVPETNFALHDVDDEEKNNLLTEHSEKLALAYGLLTTSPGCPIRITKNLRVCGDCHIAFTYISKIVDHEIIVRDSSRFHHFKKGSCSCGGYW, from the coding sequence ATGCTCTTCAACTTACCGAAAGCCGCAAAACGAATTGGAGTAAAGTTCCTATCAGTTGCAAGTGCAGAATGCTTTGGTCGAGATATCTCCCCGATGCATTTTGCATCCCTGTTAAAGGAATGCAGGTCTTTGAATATAGTTCGTCAAATTCACCAGAAGATAATTGCTTTGGATCTTCTTTCTTGTCCAGCGTCATTGCTGTCAGTGTCACTTTCACCACTTCCATCACATTCATATATATTACCAAAATCTTTGGGTACTGGTGTTGTAGCTTCTTATCTTGCTTGTGGTGCTACAAGCGATGCTCTCTCAGTGTTGGAGCGTGTCACACCATCACCAGCCGTATGGTGGAATCTACTCATACGAGAACACATCAAGGAAGGCCGCCTTGACAGGGCACTTGGTGTATCTTGCCGCATGCTGCGTGCTGGAACTAGGCCAGACCATTTTACTCTGCCGTTTACGCTAAAAGCATGTGGAGAGCTGCCTTCATACCGTTGTGGTAGCACATTCCATGGACTCATATGTTGCAATGGATTTGAGTCAAATGTCTTTGTATGCAATGCATTGGTGGCAATGTATGCACGCTGTGGTTCTTTGGATGATGCCAGTCTGGTGTTTGATGAAATGACTTGGAGGGGAATTGATGATGTTATCTCATGGAATTCAATTGTTGCTGCCCATGTTAAGAGTAATCATCCATGGACTGCATTAGACCTGTTTTCAAAGATGGCATTGATTGTCCATGAAAAAGCTACAAATGAAAGGTCAGATATCATTAGCATTGTCAACGTTCTTCCTGCATGTGCTTCTCTAAAGGCATTGCCTCAAACTAAAGAAATTCACGGCTATGCCATTCGGAATGGCACATTTCCAGATGCTTTTGTATGCAATGCCCTGATTGATACCTATGCAAAGTGCGGGTCATTGGAGGATGCAGTAAAGGTTTTCAATGCAATGGAACTCAAAGATGTGGTTTCTTGGAATGCAATGGTTACTGGATACTGCCAAAGTGGGGATTTTGAGGCAGCCTTTGAGCTtttcaagaatatgcacaaagAAAATATCCCACTAGACGTGATAACATGGAGTGCTGTAATTTCAGGGTATGCTCAGAGGGGATGTGGCCAAGAGGCCCTTGATGCTCTCCGGCAAATGTTTCTTTATGGATCAGAGCCAAATTCTGTCACAATCATCTCTGTGTTGTCTGCCTGTGCTTCCTTGGGAGCATTGTCTCAGGGTATGGAAACCCATGCGTACTCTCTGAAGAAATGCCTTCTACTCTTGGATAATCATTTTGGTGGTGATGGGGATGGTGAGGATCTAATGGTGCACAATGCGTTAATAGATATGTACTCAAAGTGCAGATGCTTGAAACCTGCACGTTCCATATTTGATTGCATACCTCGAAAGGAACGCAATGTGGTAACTTGGACTGTCATGATTGGTGGGTATGCGCAATATGGGGACTCAAATGATGCCCTCAAGCTTTTCTCGGAGATGATTTCAAAACCTTATGCAGTTTCTCCAAATGCTTATACAATTTCCTGCATTTTGATGGCCTGTGCACATTTGTCTGCTCTTCGTGTGGGTAAGCAGATCCATGCTTATGTCACCCGTCACCATCACTATGAAGCATCTGTGTACTTCGTGGCAAACTGCCTTATTGATATGTACTCAAAATGTGGTGATGTCGATACTGCTCGAAATGTATTTGATAGCATGCCTAAAAGGAATGAAGTATCTTGGACTTCAATGATGTCAGGATATGGAATGCATGGTCGTGGTAATGAGGTCCTGGACATATTTGACAAAATGCAAACGGCAGGCTTTGCTCCTGATGACATTTCCTTCCTGGTTCTTCTTTACGCTTGCAGCCATTCAGGCATGGTTGATAAGGgcctggattactttgatagCATGCGTAGAGATTATGGTGTAGTTGCCAGCGCAGAGCATTATGCTTGTGTTATTGACTTGCTGGCTCGCTCTGGGCGATTAGATAAGGCATGGAAAACAGTTCAGGAAATGCCAATGGAGCCTACTGCAGTAATCTGGGTCGCATTACTTAGTGCCTGCAGGGTACATTCAAATGTGGAACTTGCTGAATATGCTCTGAACAAACTGGTTGATATGAAAGCAGAGAACGATGGATCCTACACGCTGATCTCCAACATATATGCCACTGCAAGGCGGTGGAAAGATGTAGCAAGAATCAGACTGCTGATGAAGAAATCAGGGATTAAGAAGAGGCCAGGATGTAGCTGGGTCCAGGGTAAGAAAGGCACCGCATCTTTCTTTGTTGGAGATCGTTCACACCCTCTATCTCCAGAGATATATGCTCTTTTAGAGAGACTAATCAATCGCATCAAGGCTATGGGTTATGTCCCTGAGACAAACTTCGCACTGCACGATGTCGATGATGAGGAGAAAAATAACCTTCTTACTGAACACAGTGAGAAGCTTGCCCTCGCATATGGCCTCCTCACGACTTCCCCTGGTTGTCCCATACGGATCACAAAGAACCTGCGTGTCTGTGGCGATTGTCACATTGCATTCACTTACATATCAAAGATTGTTGACCATGAGATCATAGTGCGAGACTCCAGTCGCTTCCATCATTTCAAGAAGGGCTCTTGCTCCTGTGGTGGCTATTGGTGA
- the LOC101785808 gene encoding uncharacterized protein LOC101785808: protein MAMASLQVASIPPLLPSRNGCASTRPRVAAFAFSCKYNQSANAQGRTRFRNHITRRDTLSFMSSAMLAALLVASPAEARTSRLENKKKAMEKLERLREKALGPKGKNGSTRKEMPPPANLLIPPAAVEASL, encoded by the exons atggccatggcgtctCTGCAGGTGGCCTCAATCCCTCCTCTCCTTCCGTCCAGAAATGGCTGCGCCAGCACAAGACCGCGGGTGGCCGCCTTCGCCTTCAGCTGCAAATACAACCAG TCAGCCAATGCCCAAGGACGAACAAGGTTCAGAAACCACATAACACGCAGAGATACCCTGTCATTCATGTCATCTGCCATGTTGGCTGCATTGCTGGTGGCTAGCCCTGCTGAAGCTAGAACTTCCAGGCTGGAGAACAAGAAGAAAGCCATGGAGAAGTTGGAGAGGCTCCGGGAGAAGGCGTTGGGCCCAAAGGGGAAGAACGGATCCACCCGTAAGGAGATGCCGCCACCGGCGAACTTGCTGATCCCTCCCGCGGCGGTCGAGGCTTCCTTGTGA